Proteins from one Salinispora arenicola genomic window:
- a CDS encoding carbohydrate ABC transporter permease yields the protein MSTVTHDPGPAGPDLVPPAPTTSAQRFEPGGRRPGARIFNGFSHLFLLVWAIMVVYPLIWVIMSALKSDAEVIQQPLSLIPETLRWENFGRAWSEGQLGGFFLNTVLVLAGSVTLTMLLGSMAAYVLARYEFPGNRLIYYMFLSGLTLPIYLAAVPLFKGVYNTGVLFPPLGPNKHMMLIMVYVAWSLAFTVFFMHSFFRTLPHTIAEAGLVDGASHTRLFFSVMLPMAKPGLISIGIFNVLGQWNQWYLPTLLMQSVAGEPKNQVIGQGLIDLSVSQGYESDWSGLFAGVTMAMLPVLVVYLVFQRQVQSGLTAGVGK from the coding sequence ATGAGCACGGTGACCCACGACCCCGGTCCCGCCGGGCCGGATCTCGTTCCGCCGGCCCCCACCACGTCGGCCCAGCGCTTCGAGCCCGGCGGTCGGCGGCCCGGGGCGCGGATCTTCAACGGCTTCTCCCACCTGTTCCTGCTGGTCTGGGCGATCATGGTCGTCTACCCGCTGATCTGGGTGATCATGTCGGCCCTGAAAAGCGACGCGGAGGTCATCCAGCAACCGCTGTCGCTGATCCCGGAGACCCTGCGCTGGGAGAACTTCGGCCGCGCCTGGAGTGAGGGGCAACTCGGCGGCTTCTTCCTCAACACCGTACTCGTGCTGGCCGGCAGCGTCACGCTGACCATGCTGCTCGGCTCGATGGCCGCGTACGTGTTGGCGCGCTATGAGTTCCCCGGTAACCGGCTGATCTACTACATGTTCCTGTCCGGCCTCACCCTGCCGATCTACCTCGCCGCCGTCCCGCTGTTCAAGGGCGTGTACAACACCGGCGTGCTGTTTCCACCGCTCGGGCCCAACAAGCACATGATGCTGATCATGGTGTACGTGGCCTGGTCGTTGGCGTTCACGGTCTTCTTCATGCACTCCTTCTTCCGGACCCTGCCCCACACGATCGCTGAGGCGGGCCTGGTCGACGGGGCCTCGCACACCCGGCTGTTCTTCAGCGTGATGCTGCCGATGGCCAAGCCCGGCCTGATCAGCATCGGCATCTTCAACGTGCTCGGCCAGTGGAACCAGTGGTATCTCCCGACGCTGCTCATGCAGTCCGTCGCCGGCGAGCCGAAGAACCAGGTCATCGGTCAAGGTCTGATCGACCTGTCGGTCAGTCAGGGGTACGAGTCCGACTGGTCCGGTCTCTTCGCCGGGGTCACCATGGCGATGCTGCCGGTGTTGGTCGTGTACCTCGTCTTCCAGCGCCAGGTGCAGTCCGGCCTCACCGCGGGCGTCGGCAAGTAG
- a CDS encoding bifunctional 3'-5' exonuclease/DNA polymerase — protein sequence MSYRAGTIAFVLVAVVAGEDRRLPGAAEPGGAVGGGILQPLDAAGSPTGPPERVADLAAAVATREREGRPRWVWASGAALYPALQRAGVRVDRCHDIELTEALLLGHAGRWGEPRSFAAAWARLTGASVPPDPLPRSAEPPGHGQGALFDSPPGPPGPGIAALTRVYADQLARIAATDHPGRFRLLVAAESAGALTAVELGAVGLPWRADVHDAVLAELLGGPSPVGGPPRRLAELAARIAAAFGVRQLHADSPMELVRAFARVGVEVPNTRSWVLRGVDHPAVPLVLEYKELYRIWTAHGWAWRDAWVRDGRFRPEYVPGGVVSGRWATRGGGALQIPKVIRRAVVADPGWTLVVADAGQLEPRVLAAVSGDTRLAAAAGAGDLYAALARDAFGGDRARAKVALLGAMYGQTGGSAAPALEVLRRNYPAAFAYVESAARSGESGGLVRSWLGRTCPPGSVGVDEEEPVSAGGEGGRSARARARGRFTRNFVIQATAAEWAATLLAMLRGELAGSDAELVFFQHDEVIVHCPTAQAAAVAAAVTRCGERASALLFGRTPVRFPLDLSAVECYADAS from the coding sequence GTGTCATACCGAGCGGGCACAATCGCGTTCGTGCTGGTGGCGGTGGTGGCAGGTGAGGACCGTCGGCTTCCCGGCGCGGCGGAACCGGGTGGCGCGGTCGGCGGGGGAATCCTGCAACCGCTCGATGCTGCCGGCTCGCCTACCGGGCCGCCCGAGCGGGTCGCCGACCTGGCCGCCGCGGTGGCCACCCGGGAGCGGGAAGGACGCCCCCGCTGGGTGTGGGCGTCCGGTGCCGCGCTCTACCCCGCGTTGCAGCGCGCCGGGGTTCGGGTCGACCGCTGTCACGACATCGAGTTGACCGAGGCGTTGTTGCTCGGTCACGCGGGGCGCTGGGGGGAGCCTCGCTCGTTCGCTGCCGCCTGGGCGCGGCTCACCGGTGCGTCGGTGCCGCCCGACCCGCTGCCGCGGTCGGCTGAGCCCCCGGGCCACGGTCAGGGCGCGCTCTTCGACTCGCCGCCGGGTCCGCCAGGTCCCGGCATCGCGGCCCTGACCCGGGTGTACGCGGACCAGCTCGCTCGGATCGCGGCCACCGACCATCCGGGTCGGTTCCGGCTGTTGGTCGCCGCCGAGTCCGCGGGTGCGCTCACCGCCGTCGAACTGGGCGCGGTGGGGCTGCCGTGGCGAGCGGACGTGCACGATGCCGTTCTCGCCGAGTTGCTCGGTGGGCCGTCCCCGGTGGGCGGGCCGCCTCGTCGGCTGGCTGAGCTGGCCGCTCGGATCGCCGCCGCGTTCGGCGTCCGGCAGCTGCACGCCGATTCACCCATGGAACTGGTGCGGGCCTTCGCCCGGGTGGGGGTGGAGGTGCCGAACACCCGGTCTTGGGTGCTGCGTGGCGTTGACCACCCGGCGGTGCCGCTCGTCCTGGAATACAAGGAGCTGTACCGGATCTGGACGGCACACGGCTGGGCCTGGCGGGACGCCTGGGTGCGCGATGGTCGATTCCGCCCGGAGTACGTTCCCGGTGGCGTCGTCTCCGGCCGCTGGGCCACCCGAGGCGGTGGGGCGTTGCAGATACCGAAGGTGATTCGACGGGCGGTGGTGGCGGACCCGGGTTGGACGCTCGTGGTCGCCGACGCGGGGCAGTTGGAGCCGCGGGTTCTGGCGGCGGTCTCCGGCGATACCCGGCTCGCCGCCGCAGCGGGGGCGGGCGACCTGTACGCCGCCCTGGCCCGAGACGCGTTCGGCGGTGATCGGGCCCGCGCCAAGGTGGCCCTCCTCGGTGCCATGTACGGGCAGACCGGTGGTTCGGCGGCGCCGGCGCTGGAGGTGCTGCGACGCAACTATCCGGCGGCCTTCGCCTATGTGGAGTCGGCTGCCCGCAGTGGCGAGTCCGGTGGGCTGGTCCGTTCCTGGCTCGGCCGTACCTGCCCACCCGGCTCGGTCGGTGTCGACGAGGAGGAGCCGGTGTCGGCCGGGGGCGAGGGCGGCCGGTCGGCGCGGGCTCGGGCGCGTGGGCGGTTCACCCGTAATTTCGTCATCCAGGCCACCGCGGCTGAATGGGCCGCGACGTTGCTGGCCATGCTTCGGGGCGAGCTGGCCGGCAGCGATGCTGAGCTGGTCTTTTTTCAGCACGACGAGGTGATCGTGCACTGTCCTACCGCGCAGGCCGCAGCGGTGGCCGCGGCGGTGACCCGGTGCGGCGAGCGGGCGAGCGCGTTGCTCTTCGGCCGGACACCGGTGCGGTTCCCGCTCGACCTGTCCGCGGTTGAGTGCTACGCCGACGCGTCCTGA
- a CDS encoding nucleotidyltransferase family protein, with translation MIIAAGGGRRIGGPEALLRQGENPLVSTMIETMTAAGCERIVVVLGAAADQVRETADLTRATVVVNRAWGTGVGSSIRAGLAAIDDDAVEAVAVVPVDMPGLTAEAVRRVAALPYPDVLVCATYGGLRGYPMLFGRRHWSGIATLARADVGARPYLLAHKDQIVDISCDTVADGSRVDSPELMALYGLTIPPQRVGV, from the coding sequence ATGATCATCGCCGCGGGTGGTGGGCGCCGGATCGGTGGCCCCGAGGCGCTCCTGCGCCAAGGCGAGAATCCACTGGTCAGCACGATGATCGAAACGATGACGGCGGCAGGCTGCGAGCGGATCGTGGTCGTCCTGGGCGCCGCCGCCGACCAGGTGCGGGAGACCGCTGACCTCACCCGGGCCACCGTCGTGGTCAACCGCGCCTGGGGAACGGGAGTGGGTTCCTCGATCCGGGCCGGCCTCGCGGCCATCGACGACGACGCCGTCGAGGCGGTGGCCGTCGTCCCGGTGGACATGCCGGGCCTGACCGCCGAGGCGGTCCGCCGGGTCGCCGCGTTGCCGTACCCGGACGTGCTGGTCTGCGCCACCTACGGCGGGCTGCGCGGCTACCCGATGCTGTTCGGGCGCCGGCACTGGTCCGGCATCGCCACACTGGCCAGAGCGGACGTTGGCGCCCGGCCGTACCTGCTGGCGCACAAGGACCAGATCGTCGACATCTCCTGTGACACGGTCGCCGACGGCAGCCGGGTCGACAGCCCGGAGCTGATGGCCCTGTACGGGCTGACCATCCCGCCGCAGCGGGTCGGCGTGTAG
- a CDS encoding amidohydrolase family protein — protein sequence MTVAADDADVPAFWQHLGLPGLADVHVHFLPPRLLRRVWAYFDSAGPLIGTTWPIRYRWSDADRLAHLRRLGVRAFSALAYAHRPAMAADLNTWTLDFARANPDCLPSATFFPEPTAPRYVAEALAAGARVFKVHVQVGGFAPTDPLLDPVWGLLADAGVPVVVHAGHAPAGTAHTGPDPFAAVLAQHPRLAAVVAHLGAPDYSAFLDLADRYENVRLDTTMAFTPFFDQFVPFPAAELPRLRELGLAGKVLLGSDFPNLPYAYAEQLTGLARLDLGDAWLRAVCWANAADLFDLPG from the coding sequence GTGACGGTAGCCGCTGACGACGCGGACGTCCCGGCGTTCTGGCAGCATCTCGGTCTGCCCGGCCTCGCCGACGTACACGTGCATTTCCTTCCGCCCCGGCTACTGCGCCGGGTGTGGGCGTACTTCGACTCGGCCGGGCCGCTCATCGGCACCACCTGGCCCATCCGCTACCGGTGGAGCGACGCGGACCGACTCGCGCACCTGCGCCGACTGGGCGTACGGGCGTTCAGCGCGCTGGCGTACGCACACCGCCCCGCGATGGCCGCCGACCTGAACACCTGGACCCTCGACTTCGCCCGCGCGAACCCGGACTGCCTGCCGTCGGCGACATTCTTCCCCGAGCCGACGGCACCCCGCTATGTCGCCGAGGCGCTCGCCGCCGGCGCCCGGGTGTTCAAGGTGCATGTGCAGGTCGGCGGGTTCGCACCGACCGACCCACTGCTCGATCCGGTGTGGGGGCTGCTCGCCGACGCGGGGGTACCGGTGGTGGTACACGCCGGGCACGCCCCGGCCGGCACCGCACACACCGGTCCCGACCCGTTCGCCGCTGTGCTCGCCCAGCACCCCAGGCTTGCCGCGGTGGTGGCACACCTCGGCGCACCGGACTATTCGGCGTTCCTTGACCTCGCCGACCGGTACGAGAACGTGCGGCTGGACACCACCATGGCCTTCACCCCGTTCTTCGACCAGTTCGTGCCCTTTCCCGCGGCGGAGTTGCCCCGGCTGCGCGAGCTGGGCCTGGCCGGCAAGGTGCTGCTCGGCAGCGACTTTCCCAACCTGCCGTACGCCTACGCCGAACAGCTCACCGGGCTGGCCCGGCTCGACCTGGGCGATGCCTGGCTGCGCGCGGTGTGCTGGGCCAACGCGGCCGACCTGTTCGACCTGCCGGGCTGA
- a CDS encoding metal-dependent hydrolase: MMGPSHALSGAAVWLAGSWALDQFAGYEQSPLALAVGTAVCAGAALLPDLDLSGKVTRNQGGATVARTFGVFSLFVAEVTEKVSLGVYYATKLSRDPRRSNGHRTLTHTIPFTVLVGWGTTTLCAAYGKWAVIGILFFMFGLALRGLFDEWAERAGWLVVTLASLAAAWFTFATLPGDRGYPMIGLAVGVGCFVHILGDMITRAGVPILWPIPIKRRMWRMISLPDSIALRAGGRTEVVFVRTALTIVSVLATIGLIAPNLLSRFDIEV; this comes from the coding sequence ATGATGGGACCGTCGCACGCGCTGTCCGGCGCGGCGGTGTGGCTGGCTGGTTCCTGGGCGCTGGACCAGTTCGCCGGCTACGAACAGTCACCACTCGCGCTCGCCGTCGGCACCGCGGTCTGCGCGGGTGCGGCGCTCTTGCCCGACCTCGACCTGTCCGGCAAGGTCACCCGTAACCAGGGTGGCGCCACGGTCGCCCGCACCTTCGGGGTCTTCTCCCTCTTCGTCGCCGAGGTGACGGAGAAGGTGTCGCTTGGCGTCTACTATGCGACGAAGCTGAGTCGCGACCCACGCCGCAGCAACGGTCACCGCACGCTGACCCACACCATCCCCTTCACCGTGCTGGTCGGCTGGGGCACCACCACGCTGTGCGCCGCGTACGGCAAGTGGGCCGTGATCGGTATCCTGTTCTTCATGTTCGGTCTCGCCCTGCGTGGCCTCTTCGACGAGTGGGCCGAACGCGCCGGCTGGCTCGTGGTCACCCTGGCCTCGCTCGCCGCGGCATGGTTCACCTTCGCCACGCTCCCGGGGGACCGCGGCTATCCGATGATCGGGCTGGCCGTCGGCGTCGGCTGTTTCGTCCATATCCTCGGTGACATGATCACCCGGGCCGGGGTACCGATCCTCTGGCCCATTCCGATCAAACGCCGGATGTGGAGGATGATCAGCCTGCCGGACTCGATCGCACTTCGTGCGGGCGGCAGGACCGAGGTGGTGTTCGTCCGGACCGCGCTCACCATCGTCTCGGTGCTGGCCACCATCGGACTGATCGCCCCGAACCTACTCAGCCGTTTCGACATCGAGGTCTGA
- a CDS encoding HAD family hydrolase, whose translation MAGARRRGQVLIFDADDTLWENNVVFERVIEDFLTWVEHPTLDRAEIRTILDDIERANAIVHGYGSRVFLRSLGECFERLQERPATAAERRGIEELAVALAEHQVELMPGVAEALGELVGRHDLFLLTKGDRKEQQRKLDASGLLHHFRAAHIVPEKDVTTYRWLANEHDFEPSRAWMVGNSPKSDILPARAAGMNAVYVPNENTWVLEHDVLDRNDPAVLHLAAFPDLLHHF comes from the coding sequence ATGGCAGGTGCACGACGGCGAGGGCAGGTGCTGATCTTCGATGCTGACGATACGCTCTGGGAGAACAACGTCGTGTTCGAGCGGGTCATTGAGGACTTTCTGACCTGGGTGGAGCACCCGACTCTCGACCGCGCCGAGATTCGTACGATCCTCGACGACATCGAGCGGGCCAACGCGATCGTGCACGGCTACGGCAGCAGGGTCTTCCTCCGCAGTCTCGGTGAGTGTTTCGAACGGCTGCAGGAGCGGCCAGCCACGGCCGCCGAGCGGCGGGGGATCGAGGAGTTGGCCGTGGCCCTGGCCGAGCACCAGGTGGAGCTGATGCCGGGGGTGGCCGAGGCGCTGGGCGAGTTGGTCGGCCGGCACGACCTGTTTCTGCTCACCAAGGGCGACCGGAAGGAGCAGCAGCGGAAGCTGGACGCCTCGGGCCTGCTGCACCACTTCCGGGCCGCGCACATCGTGCCCGAGAAGGATGTGACCACCTACCGGTGGCTGGCCAACGAGCACGACTTCGAACCGTCCCGTGCCTGGATGGTCGGAAACTCGCCGAAGTCAGATATTCTGCCGGCCCGCGCGGCGGGGATGAACGCCGTGTACGTGCCGAACGAGAACACCTGGGTGCTGGAGCACGACGTGCTGGATCGCAACGATCCCGCGGTGCTGCACCTCGCCGCCTTCCCGGACCTGCTGCACCACTTTTGA
- a CDS encoding haloalkane dehalogenase yields MSVLRTPDNRFDNLPDFPYEPQYVDLDGIRMAYVEAGPADGEPVLLLHGEPSWSFLYRKVIPVLADAGLRAIAPDLIGFGRSDKPATRAEHSYARHVEWVRGFAFDKLGLTGVTLVGQDWGGLIGLRLVAEHPDRFARVVAANTGLPTGDQPMPDIWWQFRKVVETAPELEVSRLVQMGCLSELTAEALAAYDAPFPDQSYLAGVRAMPTLVPTTPDDPATGANRAAWTELSRWDRPFLVAFSDQDPITAAMAPVLRSLVPGAAGIDHPVIEAAGHFLQEDAGKRLGTVVAEFVRSTVATASQPGQHPTE; encoded by the coding sequence ATGTCTGTACTGCGTACCCCGGACAACCGGTTCGACAACCTGCCCGACTTCCCCTACGAACCCCAGTATGTCGACCTGGACGGCATACGGATGGCCTACGTCGAAGCCGGCCCAGCGGACGGGGAACCCGTGCTGCTGTTGCACGGTGAGCCCAGCTGGTCCTTCCTGTACCGCAAGGTCATCCCGGTCCTCGCCGACGCCGGGTTGCGTGCCATCGCGCCGGACCTCATCGGCTTCGGCCGGTCCGACAAGCCAGCCACACGCGCGGAGCACAGCTACGCCCGGCACGTCGAGTGGGTACGCGGCTTCGCCTTCGACAAGCTGGGCCTGACCGGGGTGACGCTGGTCGGGCAGGACTGGGGCGGTCTGATCGGGCTTCGTCTGGTCGCCGAGCACCCGGACCGGTTCGCCCGAGTGGTGGCCGCCAACACCGGGTTACCCACCGGCGACCAGCCGATGCCGGACATCTGGTGGCAGTTCCGGAAGGTGGTCGAGACGGCCCCCGAGCTGGAGGTGTCCCGCCTCGTGCAGATGGGCTGCCTGAGCGAGCTGACCGCGGAGGCGCTGGCGGCCTACGACGCGCCGTTCCCGGACCAGTCCTACCTCGCGGGTGTCCGCGCCATGCCTACCCTGGTGCCGACCACGCCGGACGACCCGGCCACCGGCGCCAACCGCGCCGCCTGGACCGAACTGTCCCGCTGGGACCGCCCGTTCCTGGTGGCGTTCAGTGACCAGGATCCGATCACGGCGGCGATGGCACCAGTGCTTCGCAGCCTCGTGCCGGGCGCTGCCGGAATCGACCATCCCGTGATCGAGGCAGCTGGGCACTTCCTTCAGGAGGACGCCGGTAAACGGCTCGGCACGGTGGTCGCCGAGTTTGTCCGATCAACTGTCGCAACTGCGTCGCAACCCGGGCAACATCCCACCGAGTGA
- a CDS encoding 2-hydroxyacid dehydrogenase yields MRVSVFSTKPYDREFLSAANPADGHDLEFLEPRLTPQTAQLAGGATAVCAFVNDDLGTDVLQRLDALGVRLIALRSAGFNHVDVAAARRLGLTVVRVPEYSPYAVAEHTVGLMLALNRKIYRAYNRVREHNFALTGLLGFDLHGRTVGIVGTGKIGLCVARILSGFGCRVIASDPYPDDAAVATGVEYVPLQRLLTDSDVITLHCPLTPDTQHLINPERITQMRAGVMLINTSRGALVDTRAVIDGLKSGRIGYLGLDVYEEETDLFFEDLSDRVLGDDDFSRLNTFPNVLITGHQAFFTEEAMRNIAATTVASLTAIEQDGPDAVPHPARVC; encoded by the coding sequence ATGCGCGTGTCGGTGTTCAGCACAAAGCCGTATGACCGGGAGTTCCTGTCGGCGGCCAACCCAGCAGACGGCCACGACCTGGAATTCCTCGAGCCCCGGCTCACCCCACAGACCGCCCAGCTCGCCGGCGGTGCGACGGCGGTCTGCGCGTTCGTCAACGACGATCTCGGCACCGACGTGCTGCAGCGGTTGGACGCGCTCGGCGTCCGCCTCATCGCGCTTCGCTCTGCCGGGTTCAACCACGTCGACGTAGCCGCCGCCCGTCGGCTCGGCCTCACCGTGGTCCGGGTGCCGGAATACTCGCCGTACGCCGTAGCCGAGCACACAGTGGGCCTGATGCTCGCCCTCAACCGCAAGATCTACCGGGCGTACAACCGGGTCCGGGAACACAACTTCGCGCTCACTGGGTTGCTCGGCTTCGACCTGCACGGCCGGACCGTCGGCATCGTCGGCACCGGCAAGATCGGGCTCTGCGTGGCCCGCATCCTGTCCGGTTTCGGCTGCCGGGTCATCGCCAGTGACCCCTACCCGGACGACGCGGCGGTGGCGACCGGAGTCGAGTACGTGCCGCTCCAGCGTCTGCTGACCGACTCGGACGTCATTACCCTGCACTGTCCGCTGACCCCGGACACCCAGCACCTCATCAACCCCGAACGGATCACCCAGATGCGCGCTGGCGTGATGCTGATCAACACCAGCCGGGGGGCTCTGGTGGACACGCGAGCGGTGATCGACGGGCTCAAGAGTGGCCGGATCGGCTACCTCGGCCTCGACGTGTACGAAGAGGAGACCGACCTGTTCTTCGAGGACCTCTCCGACCGGGTGCTCGGTGACGACGACTTCTCCCGGCTCAACACCTTCCCGAATGTGCTGATCACCGGCCATCAGGCGTTCTTCACCGAGGAGGCGATGCGCAACATCGCCGCTACCACGGTCGCCAGCCTCACCGCCATCGAGCAGGACGGCCCGGACGCGGTCCCCCATCCGGCCCGGGTCTGCTGA
- a CDS encoding MFS transporter: MGGNARPRRGLTLIAASACVFIVQLDFYALNLALPSMAAELGSSTTDLQWVISGYILAQAAFLIPGGKLGDILGRRRVLVAGLVTFGVGSLGAGLGSDPSIVIAFRVVQGMGSGIVFPLAFAVITEAYPGRQAKQAIGNAYGIGAVALALGPLLGGGVTELISWRSVLLVNVPLCLAAIGVALAWLPESRDPTVPRTIDLYGLVVVVFGIVAITVAADRMNAWRPVAAVALAVGGLVLLVAFVLRERVAGNPLVRLDLFHDTAFVAVTLMGMVANIAFVVAVFATTIHLQQVRGYSPFIAGMAVLAASISGGAAGPLAGSISQRVEIRRLIATATLVGALGLLVVAFGGQIGPYLLGLAVAGFGYRTGFTLTNLGTQAMVPAERAGEASGVTLAILFAASGVAVAAAGTLIEQGDLSTGIMRVLLGTAIGSAVATIVLARIFRRR; encoded by the coding sequence GTGGGTGGCAACGCCCGACCCCGCCGTGGACTGACCCTGATCGCAGCCTCCGCGTGCGTCTTCATCGTGCAGCTGGACTTCTACGCGTTGAACCTCGCGCTGCCGTCGATGGCGGCGGAACTGGGTAGCTCCACCACCGATCTGCAATGGGTGATCAGCGGCTACATCCTCGCCCAGGCGGCGTTCCTCATTCCCGGCGGGAAACTCGGTGACATTCTCGGCCGCAGGCGGGTGCTCGTCGCCGGTTTGGTGACCTTCGGTGTGGGCTCGCTCGGTGCCGGTCTGGGCTCCGATCCGTCCATCGTCATCGCTTTTCGGGTCGTGCAGGGCATGGGGTCAGGAATCGTGTTCCCCCTCGCTTTCGCGGTAATCACCGAGGCGTACCCGGGGCGGCAGGCGAAGCAGGCGATCGGCAACGCCTACGGCATCGGGGCGGTGGCGCTGGCGCTCGGACCGCTGCTCGGCGGTGGGGTCACCGAGCTGATCAGCTGGCGAAGCGTGCTCCTGGTGAACGTGCCGTTGTGCCTCGCCGCCATCGGTGTCGCCCTCGCCTGGCTACCGGAGTCGCGTGACCCCACCGTGCCCCGGACGATCGACCTGTACGGCCTGGTTGTGGTGGTATTCGGGATCGTCGCGATCACCGTGGCCGCCGATCGCATGAACGCCTGGCGCCCGGTCGCTGCCGTCGCTCTCGCCGTCGGCGGGCTCGTGCTCCTGGTCGCCTTTGTGCTACGGGAACGGGTGGCGGGAAATCCACTGGTAAGGCTGGACCTGTTCCACGACACCGCATTTGTGGCGGTGACTCTCATGGGAATGGTCGCCAACATTGCCTTCGTGGTTGCGGTGTTCGCCACGACGATCCATCTGCAACAGGTTCGGGGCTACTCACCATTTATTGCGGGTATGGCGGTGCTCGCCGCCTCCATCAGCGGCGGGGCTGCCGGTCCGCTCGCGGGTAGCATCAGTCAGCGGGTCGAGATTCGTCGATTGATTGCCACGGCTACCCTGGTCGGCGCGCTTGGTCTGCTCGTGGTGGCCTTCGGCGGCCAGATTGGGCCGTACCTGCTCGGTCTGGCGGTCGCCGGGTTCGGCTACCGGACCGGGTTCACCCTGACCAATCTGGGCACGCAGGCCATGGTTCCGGCCGAACGGGCCGGCGAGGCGTCCGGTGTCACGCTCGCGATCCTGTTCGCCGCCTCCGGCGTCGCGGTCGCGGCGGCCGGCACGCTGATCGAGCAGGGGGACCTGTCGACGGGCATCATGCGGGTCCTCCTGGGGACCGCGATCGGTAGCGCCGTGGCCACGATAGTTCTGGCCAGGATCTTCCGACGTCGCTGA
- a CDS encoding AraC family transcriptional regulator, which translates to MSINEHYRLDPNARVLLSDLGLSVGNILRRAGLPGDTLSDGPATLTPERFYALWEAVAAEAADPGLPIRIGQAISVEAFHPPLFAALCSPNLGVAAARIATYKALIGPLRLVIATTGEGLEVELHWPPHHRPPEVLTTTELVWWVALARLATRTRVVPVAVTSAQPPSAAGALADYLGVRVQQTERFTVTFSARDSARPFLTANEPMWEFFEPELRSRLAHLERGSTVRQRVQAALLELLPSGRGTVDGVARELTLGARTLQRQLKSEGTNFQTVLNDTRRSIAHRYLSEGSLSVAEIAFLLGYDEPSSFYRAFHAWTGRTPLAARAELG; encoded by the coding sequence ATGTCGATCAACGAGCACTACCGACTGGACCCGAACGCCCGGGTGCTGCTGTCCGATCTGGGCCTGTCCGTCGGCAACATCCTGCGCCGGGCCGGGCTGCCGGGAGACACGCTGTCCGACGGCCCGGCCACCCTGACACCAGAGCGGTTCTACGCCCTGTGGGAGGCGGTCGCCGCCGAGGCCGCCGACCCCGGGCTGCCGATCCGGATCGGTCAGGCCATCTCCGTCGAGGCGTTCCATCCGCCGCTCTTCGCGGCGCTGTGCAGCCCGAACCTCGGCGTGGCCGCTGCCCGCATCGCCACGTACAAGGCGCTCATCGGACCGCTACGACTCGTCATCGCTACCACCGGTGAAGGGCTCGAGGTGGAACTGCACTGGCCGCCACACCACCGGCCCCCGGAAGTCCTGACGACGACCGAGCTCGTGTGGTGGGTCGCCCTGGCCCGACTGGCCACCCGAACGAGGGTGGTGCCGGTCGCCGTCACCAGCGCGCAGCCACCGTCCGCCGCCGGTGCACTCGCCGACTACCTCGGAGTTCGCGTACAGCAGACCGAGCGTTTCACCGTGACCTTCAGCGCCCGGGACTCGGCCCGCCCGTTCCTCACCGCCAACGAGCCGATGTGGGAGTTCTTCGAGCCGGAACTCCGCAGCCGGCTCGCCCACCTGGAGCGCGGCTCCACGGTACGCCAACGGGTACAGGCCGCCCTGCTCGAACTACTACCCAGCGGCCGGGGCACCGTCGACGGCGTGGCCCGTGAACTGACGTTGGGGGCCCGCACGCTGCAACGTCAGCTGAAGAGCGAAGGCACCAACTTCCAGACCGTACTCAACGACACCAGACGATCGATCGCCCACCGCTATCTCAGCGAGGGGAGCCTCTCGGTGGCCGAGATCGCATTCCTCCTCGGCTACGACGAACCCAGCTCGTTCTACCGTGCGTTTCACGCCTGGACCGGACGCACCCCACTCGCCGCCCGAGCAGAACTCGGGTGA